Proteins from a single region of Bradyrhizobium diazoefficiens:
- a CDS encoding LysR family transcriptional regulator, translating to MADPDLRDLYAFVAVARTRNFRRAAVEIRVSVSSLSQRLRDLEERLGVRLMHRTTRSVALTEAGELLLSRVAPALRDVGDALDQVRGLREVASGRLRINAPPPAVDLVLAPMVGPFLAAHPHVDLEIVSESGFVDIVSAGYDAGVRYGEHLAQDMIAVSLSGPQHYVVVASPDYVARHGRPKHPKDLLDHDCIRARYSSGVMHDWEFEKTGQLVKVDPPAKLISTNMGLAMRAALEGVGIWATLDGYVGDALKSGALVSLLEDWCEPFPGPFLYYPSRRQAPPALRAFIDFVTDRRKRETRDE from the coding sequence ATGGCCGATCCCGACCTGCGCGATCTCTATGCCTTCGTAGCGGTCGCCCGCACCCGTAATTTCCGCCGCGCGGCGGTCGAAATTCGCGTGTCGGTGTCGAGCCTTAGCCAGCGGCTTCGCGACCTGGAGGAGCGCCTCGGCGTCCGCCTGATGCACCGCACCACCCGCAGCGTCGCGCTGACCGAGGCCGGCGAGCTGCTGCTGTCGCGGGTGGCGCCGGCGCTGCGCGATGTCGGCGACGCCCTGGATCAGGTGCGGGGCCTGCGCGAGGTCGCCTCAGGCCGCCTGCGCATCAATGCGCCGCCGCCGGCAGTCGATCTCGTGCTGGCGCCGATGGTCGGACCCTTTCTCGCGGCCCATCCGCACGTCGATCTCGAGATCGTCTCCGAGAGCGGTTTCGTCGATATCGTCAGCGCCGGCTACGATGCCGGCGTGCGCTATGGCGAGCATCTTGCCCAGGACATGATCGCGGTCTCACTAAGTGGCCCGCAGCATTATGTCGTCGTCGCATCGCCCGATTATGTCGCGCGCCACGGCAGACCGAAGCATCCGAAAGATCTGCTCGACCACGATTGCATCCGCGCGCGCTACTCGAGCGGCGTCATGCATGATTGGGAGTTCGAGAAGACCGGCCAGCTCGTGAAGGTCGATCCGCCGGCAAAACTGATTTCGACGAACATGGGTCTTGCCATGCGCGCTGCCCTCGAGGGCGTGGGCATCTGGGCGACGCTCGATGGCTATGTCGGCGACGCCCTGAAGTCCGGCGCGCTGGTCAGCCTGTTGGAAGATTGGTGCGAGCCGTTCCCGGGCCCGTTCCTGTATTATCCAAGCAGACGCCAGGCGCCGCCGGCGCTGCGCGCGTTCATCGATTTCGTCACCGACCGGCGCAAACGCGAGACGCGCGACGAATAA
- a CDS encoding aldo/keto reductase has translation MEQRKLGSTGPTVSALGLGCMGMSEVYGPADRGEAIATVHAALDAGITLLDTGDFYAMGHNEMLVREALKDVAREKVQISVKFGALRGPAGDFIGMDTRRAATKNFLAYSLQRLGTDYIDVYRPARLDPNVPIEETIGGLADLVKAGYVRHIGLSEVGSDTIRRAHAVHPIVDLQIEYSLIERGIERDILKTCRELGIAITAYGVLARGLISGHWSKHSGKTGRDYRLMTPRFQGANLDANLALVEHLRAIAAEIGATPAQVAIAWIAAQGKEIVPLVGARTRNRLTEALGATRVTLTPAHLAALAKAFPPNVAAGTRYAAEQMAHLDSEKSVSA, from the coding sequence ATGGAGCAGCGCAAACTTGGTTCGACCGGCCCCACGGTCTCCGCCCTTGGTCTCGGCTGCATGGGCATGTCCGAGGTCTATGGCCCCGCCGATCGCGGCGAAGCCATCGCCACGGTGCATGCGGCGCTCGATGCCGGCATCACGCTGCTCGACACCGGCGATTTCTACGCCATGGGTCACAACGAGATGCTGGTGCGCGAGGCGCTGAAGGATGTCGCGCGCGAAAAAGTGCAGATCAGCGTGAAGTTCGGCGCGCTGCGCGGTCCCGCCGGCGACTTCATCGGAATGGACACACGGCGGGCCGCGACCAAAAACTTCCTCGCCTATTCGCTGCAGCGCCTCGGCACCGATTACATCGATGTCTACCGCCCGGCGCGGCTCGATCCCAACGTGCCGATCGAGGAGACGATCGGCGGCCTCGCTGATCTCGTGAAGGCCGGCTACGTCAGACATATCGGTCTGTCGGAGGTCGGCTCCGATACCATCCGCCGCGCGCACGCGGTGCATCCGATCGTCGATCTCCAGATCGAATATTCGCTGATCGAGCGCGGCATCGAGCGCGACATTCTCAAGACCTGCCGTGAGCTCGGCATCGCCATCACCGCCTATGGCGTGCTGGCGCGCGGGCTGATCAGCGGCCATTGGTCGAAGCACTCAGGCAAGACCGGCCGCGACTACCGGCTGATGACGCCGCGCTTCCAGGGCGCGAATCTCGACGCCAATCTCGCGCTGGTGGAGCACCTCCGCGCGATTGCGGCCGAGATCGGCGCAACGCCGGCACAGGTCGCGATCGCCTGGATCGCCGCCCAAGGCAAGGAGATCGTGCCGCTGGTGGGCGCCCGCACCCGCAACCGCCTCACCGAGGCGCTCGGTGCGACCAGGGTGACGCTGACGCCCGCGCATCTCGCCGCGCTGGCAAAAGCCTTCCCGCCGAACGTTGCCGCCGGCACGCGCTACGCCGCCGAACAGATGGCGCATCTCGACAGCGAAAAGTCGGTCTCGGCGTAA
- the moeB gene encoding molybdopterin-synthase adenylyltransferase MoeB — MLSPDELERYARHIVLRDVGGPGQAALKRASVLVIGAGGLGAPALMYLAAAGIGTLGVVDDDVVSLSNLQRQVIHTTPDIGRHKVESAAERIAALNPHVRFVGHATWLNADNALSLIGDYDLVLDGSDNFSTRYLASDACFFAKRPLISAALGTFDGSLTTIRAHEKNEQGEFNPTYRCLFPEAPPPGTVPACAEAGVMGALAGVMGSMMALEAIREIVGFGDGLVGRLLMIDARAMRFETLRYARDPANPLNGDGPVISDLSAHRT, encoded by the coding sequence GTGCTGAGCCCGGACGAACTCGAACGCTATGCCCGCCATATCGTGCTGCGCGATGTCGGTGGCCCCGGTCAGGCTGCGTTGAAGCGGGCCTCGGTGCTGGTGATCGGCGCCGGCGGGCTTGGCGCGCCCGCGCTGATGTATCTGGCCGCCGCCGGTATCGGCACCCTCGGCGTGGTCGATGACGACGTCGTGTCGCTGTCCAACCTGCAGCGCCAGGTGATCCATACGACGCCTGATATCGGCCGGCACAAGGTCGAGAGCGCGGCCGAACGGATCGCGGCGCTCAATCCGCATGTCCGCTTCGTCGGGCACGCGACCTGGCTCAATGCCGACAATGCGCTGAGCCTGATCGGCGATTACGATCTCGTGCTCGACGGCTCCGACAATTTCTCGACACGCTATCTGGCCTCCGACGCCTGCTTCTTTGCGAAGCGGCCGCTGATATCAGCGGCGCTCGGCACCTTCGACGGATCGCTCACCACGATCCGTGCGCACGAGAAGAACGAGCAGGGCGAGTTCAACCCGACCTATCGCTGCCTGTTTCCGGAGGCGCCACCGCCGGGCACGGTGCCGGCCTGCGCCGAGGCCGGCGTCATGGGCGCGCTTGCGGGCGTGATGGGCTCGATGATGGCGCTGGAGGCGATCCGCGAGATCGTCGGCTTCGGCGACGGCCTGGTCGGCCGCCTCCTGATGATCGATGCACGCGCGATGCGCTTCGAGACGCTGCGTTATGCGCGCGATCCGGCCAATCCGCTCAATGGCGATGGGCCCGTGATCAGCGATCTCAGCGCCCACCGCACCTGA
- a CDS encoding serine protease, whose amino-acid sequence MRSMLAATLMFASATGASAQMTAPQIPGAKPKVVQTVPIHPPALQTPSETADAMAQAERLSLQSDLAWVGEYNGAITGDVSSRMVDAIKEYQKAKGGKPTGVLNPQERAALAETARRKQDSVGWKIVMEPTSGARLGIPSKLVPQQVTDANGSKWTSPTGAVQVLLSRRKEASPTAAKLADAEKKEPAGRKVDYTVVKPDFFVLSGLQGLKKFYVRGTFRGDEVRIMTILYDQATENTVEPVVIAMSSAFNAFPSAVQAGPRPRKTVEYGTGIVVSDDGAIVTDRLLTDSCLAIAIGGYGSADRIAEDREHDLALLHIYGARGLKPLSLAGGAAKTSVDIIGIADPQNQGGAAGVSGVKAALASTGTSESALSPPPAIGFSGGPAIDGDGKFAGVALLKPATVAGPATAVPASQAVMVSADSVRDFLKANGVAANGTSADAKAAIVRVICVRK is encoded by the coding sequence ATGAGATCGATGCTCGCGGCAACACTGATGTTTGCTTCTGCCACAGGCGCGAGCGCCCAGATGACGGCACCACAGATCCCCGGCGCGAAGCCGAAGGTGGTCCAGACCGTTCCGATCCACCCGCCCGCATTGCAAACGCCATCCGAGACCGCCGATGCCATGGCGCAGGCCGAGCGGCTGTCGCTGCAGTCCGATCTTGCCTGGGTCGGCGAGTATAACGGCGCCATCACCGGCGATGTCAGTTCGCGTATGGTCGATGCCATCAAGGAATACCAGAAGGCCAAGGGCGGCAAGCCGACCGGCGTGCTCAATCCGCAGGAGCGCGCTGCGCTCGCCGAGACGGCGCGGCGCAAGCAGGACAGCGTCGGCTGGAAAATCGTGATGGAGCCGACCAGCGGCGCGCGGCTCGGCATTCCCTCGAAACTGGTACCGCAGCAGGTCACCGACGCCAACGGCTCGAAATGGACCTCGCCGACCGGCGCGGTGCAGGTGCTGCTCAGCCGCCGCAAGGAGGCGAGCCCGACCGCGGCCAAGCTCGCGGACGCCGAAAAGAAGGAGCCGGCCGGCCGCAAGGTCGACTACACCGTCGTAAAGCCCGACTTCTTCGTACTGTCGGGATTGCAGGGCCTGAAGAAGTTTTACGTTCGCGGCACTTTCAGGGGCGACGAAGTCCGCATCATGACGATCCTCTACGATCAGGCGACCGAAAACACGGTCGAGCCGGTCGTGATCGCAATGTCGAGTGCGTTCAATGCGTTTCCGTCGGCGGTGCAGGCCGGGCCGCGGCCGCGCAAGACGGTTGAATACGGCACCGGCATCGTGGTCAGCGACGATGGCGCGATCGTCACAGACCGGCTCCTCACCGACAGCTGCCTTGCGATCGCGATCGGTGGCTACGGCAGTGCCGATCGCATCGCCGAAGACAGGGAACACGATCTCGCGCTGCTGCACATCTACGGCGCGCGCGGCTTGAAACCGCTCAGCCTCGCTGGCGGCGCGGCGAAGACGAGTGTGGATATCATCGGCATCGCCGATCCGCAGAACCAGGGTGGGGCTGCCGGTGTCTCAGGCGTCAAGGCCGCGCTGGCGAGCACGGGTACCAGCGAGTCCGCGCTCTCTCCACCGCCGGCGATCGGTTTTTCCGGTGGCCCGGCGATCGACGGCGACGGTAAGTTCGCGGGCGTCGCGCTGTTGAAGCCGGCGACGGTCGCAGGACCTGCGACGGCGGTGCCGGCATCCCAGGCGGTAATGGTCTCCGCAGATTCCGTCCGCGATTTCCTGAAAGCCAACGGCGTTGCCGCTAACGGCACCTCAGCGGACGCGAAAGCTGCAATCGTGCGCGTGATCTGTGTGCGGAAGTAG
- a CDS encoding ParA family protein: protein MHTIVLATQKGGSGKSTLAIGLALAAKQAGFTVRLIETDPQGTLSNWQLRRNNDDVVVEPIYHATDFEPRLNMLADSGLQLAIVDTAAGLSAATAAAIRYSDLCLIPTRPSVADVEATISTLSLARAWKRPFSFVLNQTPIRGQRIDNAANTLAEEAALDLAEVLARPLIVMRNDHQDSLASGLAVSEFAPNGKSTDEIRGLWRWVEARLELSTGRLLIDQVISAADGMLHAAGEHSADETTTLSS, encoded by the coding sequence ATGCACACGATCGTACTGGCCACCCAAAAGGGCGGCAGTGGCAAGAGCACGCTCGCCATCGGCCTGGCGTTGGCTGCCAAGCAGGCCGGCTTCACGGTCCGCCTGATCGAGACCGACCCGCAGGGCACCCTGTCTAACTGGCAGCTCCGCCGCAACAACGACGATGTCGTCGTCGAGCCGATCTATCACGCCACCGATTTCGAGCCGCGGCTGAACATGCTGGCCGACAGCGGTCTCCAGCTCGCGATCGTCGACACCGCTGCTGGCCTCAGTGCCGCGACCGCCGCCGCAATCCGTTATTCCGACCTCTGCCTGATCCCGACCCGTCCGAGCGTCGCTGACGTCGAGGCCACCATCTCGACCCTCAGCCTCGCGCGCGCCTGGAAGCGTCCTTTCAGCTTCGTGCTGAACCAGACGCCGATCCGCGGCCAGCGCATCGATAACGCAGCCAACACGCTCGCCGAGGAAGCCGCGCTCGATCTCGCCGAGGTGCTCGCACGCCCGCTGATCGTGATGCGCAACGATCACCAGGACTCGCTCGCCTCAGGCCTTGCCGTCAGCGAATTCGCGCCGAACGGCAAGTCGACCGACGAGATCCGCGGCCTCTGGCGCTGGGTCGAGGCCCGGCTCGAGCTCTCCACCGGTCGTCTGCTGATCGATCAGGTCATCTCGGCGGCAGACGGGATGCTGCATGCAGCTGGCGAGCATTCGGCGGACGAAACCACGACTCTGTCGTCCTGA
- the mutM gene encoding bifunctional DNA-formamidopyrimidine glycosylase/DNA-(apurinic or apyrimidinic site) lyase has protein sequence MPELPEVETVRRGLQPVMEGAKILNAEARRPDLRFPFQPDFVARLQGQIVTGLGRRAKYLMADLASGDVLLMHLGMSGSFRVIKPDNEAAPGEFHYPKGKDSAHDHVLFRMSSGADIVFNDPRRFGYMKVIARNALEDEPLLRGLGPEPLGNEFDAAMLARSCQDKTTSLKAALLDQRVVAGLGNIYVCEALHRSHLSPRRIAATLSTKKGQPTDHAERLVGAIHTVLNDAIKAGGSSLRDHRQTSGELGYFQHSFKVYDREGEKCRTPRCGGTIKRFTQNGRSTFWCPKCQK, from the coding sequence ATGCCCGAATTGCCCGAAGTCGAGACCGTCCGCCGCGGCCTTCAACCCGTCATGGAGGGTGCGAAAATCCTCAACGCGGAGGCGCGCCGGCCCGATTTGCGCTTTCCGTTCCAACCGGACTTCGTGGCCCGGCTCCAGGGGCAGATCGTCACGGGCCTCGGCCGCCGGGCAAAATATCTCATGGCCGATCTCGCCTCCGGCGACGTGCTGCTGATGCATCTGGGGATGTCCGGCTCGTTTCGCGTCATCAAGCCAGACAACGAGGCCGCGCCGGGCGAGTTTCACTATCCGAAGGGCAAGGACTCAGCGCATGATCATGTGCTGTTTCGGATGTCCTCGGGCGCCGACATCGTGTTCAACGATCCGCGCCGCTTCGGTTACATGAAAGTGATCGCGCGCAACGCACTCGAAGACGAGCCGCTGCTGCGCGGGCTCGGTCCCGAGCCGCTCGGCAATGAGTTCGATGCCGCGATGCTGGCGCGGTCTTGCCAGGACAAGACCACGAGCCTGAAGGCCGCGCTGCTCGATCAGCGTGTGGTCGCGGGCCTCGGCAACATCTATGTCTGCGAGGCCCTGCACCGCTCGCATCTGTCGCCGCGCCGGATCGCCGCGACGCTATCCACAAAGAAGGGCCAACCGACGGACCATGCCGAGCGGCTGGTCGGTGCGATCCACACCGTGCTCAACGACGCCATCAAGGCCGGCGGCTCGTCATTGCGCGACCATCGCCAGACCTCCGGCGAGCTCGGCTATTTCCAGCATTCGTTCAAGGTGTATGACCGCGAAGGCGAGAAATGCAGGACGCCGCGCTGCGGCGGCACGATCAAGCGCTTCACCCAGAACGGCCGGTCGACGTTCTGGTGTCCGAAATGTCAGAAGTGA
- the ubiE gene encoding bifunctional demethylmenaquinone methyltransferase/2-methoxy-6-polyprenyl-1,4-benzoquinol methylase UbiE gives MDRPGETTHFGFRNVPLGDKQTLVNDVFHSVASRYDLMNDLMSGGLHRVWKDIMIDALDPPRGDRPFALLDVAGGTGDISFRAAKAAGPGFHATVCDINSDMLAVGRERAAKRHLETQVDFVEGNAEALGFADRSFDAYTIAFGIRNVPEIDKALREAYRVLRPGSRFLCLEFSTVEMPGLDRLYDLFSFKVIPPLGRMVTGDAESYQYLVESIRKFAKPNAFADMIRDAGFSRVSFQTLTGGIVALHSGWRL, from the coding sequence ATGGATCGGCCGGGCGAAACCACGCATTTTGGCTTCAGGAACGTCCCCCTGGGCGACAAGCAGACGCTGGTGAACGATGTGTTTCACAGCGTGGCGTCGCGCTATGATCTGATGAACGACCTGATGTCCGGCGGCCTGCACCGGGTCTGGAAGGACATCATGATCGACGCGCTCGATCCGCCAAGAGGCGACCGGCCGTTTGCGTTGCTCGACGTTGCCGGCGGCACCGGCGACATCTCCTTCCGCGCCGCCAAGGCGGCAGGTCCCGGCTTCCATGCCACCGTCTGCGACATCAATTCCGACATGCTGGCGGTGGGCCGCGAGCGTGCCGCCAAGCGCCATCTCGAGACCCAGGTCGATTTCGTCGAGGGCAATGCCGAAGCGCTCGGCTTCGCCGACCGCAGCTTTGATGCCTATACGATCGCTTTCGGCATTCGCAACGTGCCTGAGATCGACAAGGCGCTGCGCGAGGCCTATCGCGTGCTGAGGCCCGGCAGCCGTTTCCTGTGCCTGGAATTCTCCACCGTCGAGATGCCCGGCCTCGACAGGCTCTATGACCTGTTCTCGTTCAAGGTGATCCCGCCGCTCGGCCGCATGGTCACGGGCGACGCCGAGTCCTACCAATATCTGGTCGAATCGATCCGCAAATTTGCGAAGCCCAACGCGTTCGCCGACATGATCCGCGACGCCGGCTTCTCCCGCGTCAGCTTTCAGACCCTGACCGGCGGCATCGTCGCACTGCATTCGGGCTGGCGTTTGTGA
- the ubiB gene encoding 2-polyprenylphenol 6-hydroxylase, whose product MISAITHISRLIRAAFVFAREGVFGAVDPSLVPPPGQLALKLARLVERRGVKQGPRIARALTRMGPAYLKLGQFLATRPDVVGLIMARDLESLQDRLPPFPQAEAEAVVAMSLERPLKDVFVSLGPPVAAASIAQVHRGEVEHDGIRKPVAVKVLRPNVASRFRRDLSDFFFVAHKAEAYSAEARRLRLVEVINTMSRSVAMEMDLRLEAAALSEMAENTQGDPDFRVPTVDWDRTTHNVLTMEWIDGIALNDHVRLEEAQVDLPDLGRKVIQSFLRHALRDGFFHADMHPGNLFLDEAGRLVAVDFGIMGRLGMKERRFLAEILLGFITRDYRRVAEVHFEAGYVPAHHSVENFAQAIRAIGEPIHNRTAEEISMARLLTLLLEVTGLFDMRTRPELILLQKTMVVVEGVARGFDPRLDIWKVADPVVREWIERNLGPIGRVQSALAGGGDLARILMRLPDIAQRSVAVLEQLETMTRKGIQLSPESIAAMGRSEGRKNRWRTVALWIIAATFIGILFAVRNL is encoded by the coding sequence GTGATTTCTGCCATCACCCACATTTCGCGCCTGATCCGCGCCGCGTTCGTGTTTGCGCGCGAGGGCGTGTTCGGCGCCGTCGACCCGAGCCTGGTGCCGCCGCCCGGGCAACTCGCGCTGAAACTTGCGCGCCTGGTCGAACGCCGCGGCGTCAAGCAGGGACCGCGGATCGCGCGCGCGCTGACGCGGATGGGCCCGGCCTATCTCAAGCTCGGCCAATTCCTGGCGACGCGTCCCGATGTCGTCGGCCTGATCATGGCGCGCGACCTCGAAAGCCTTCAGGATCGCCTGCCGCCGTTTCCGCAAGCCGAAGCCGAAGCCGTCGTCGCGATGTCGCTGGAGCGGCCGCTGAAGGATGTGTTCGTCAGTCTCGGCCCGCCGGTGGCGGCCGCCTCGATCGCTCAGGTGCATCGTGGCGAGGTCGAGCACGACGGCATCCGCAAGCCTGTTGCGGTCAAGGTGCTCAGGCCGAACGTGGCGTCGCGCTTCCGCCGCGATCTCTCCGATTTCTTCTTTGTCGCGCACAAGGCCGAGGCCTATTCGGCTGAAGCGCGACGCCTGCGCCTGGTCGAAGTCATCAACACCATGTCGCGCTCGGTCGCGATGGAGATGGACCTGCGGCTGGAGGCTGCCGCGCTGTCGGAAATGGCGGAGAACACACAGGGTGATCCTGATTTCCGCGTGCCCACCGTCGATTGGGACCGCACCACGCACAACGTGCTGACGATGGAGTGGATCGACGGCATCGCGCTGAACGATCACGTGCGTCTCGAAGAAGCGCAGGTCGATCTGCCCGATCTCGGCCGCAAGGTGATCCAGAGCTTTCTACGGCACGCGCTGCGCGACGGCTTCTTCCACGCCGACATGCATCCGGGCAATCTGTTCCTCGATGAAGCCGGCCGTCTCGTCGCGGTCGATTTCGGCATCATGGGCCGGCTCGGCATGAAGGAGCGGCGCTTCCTCGCCGAAATCCTGCTCGGCTTTATCACCCGTGACTATCGCCGTGTCGCCGAAGTGCATTTCGAGGCGGGCTACGTGCCTGCGCACCATTCGGTCGAGAATTTTGCGCAAGCCATCCGCGCCATCGGCGAGCCGATCCACAACCGGACCGCCGAGGAAATCTCGATGGCGCGGCTGTTGACGCTGCTGCTCGAAGTCACCGGCCTGTTCGACATGAGGACGCGACCCGAGCTGATCCTGCTGCAGAAGACCATGGTCGTGGTCGAAGGCGTGGCGCGCGGCTTCGATCCCAGGCTCGACATCTGGAAGGTCGCCGATCCCGTGGTGCGTGAATGGATCGAGCGCAATCTCGGACCGATCGGCCGGGTGCAGAGTGCGCTGGCCGGCGGCGGCGACCTCGCCCGCATCCTGATGCGCCTGCCTGATATCGCGCAGCGCTCGGTCGCAGTGCTCGAGCAGCTCGAGACCATGACGCGGAAGGGCATCCAGCTGTCGCCGGAGAGCATCGCCGCGATGGGCCGCAGCGAGGGCCGCAAGAACCGCTGGCGCACCGTGGCACTCTGGATCATTGCCGCGACCTTCATCGGCATCCTGTTCGCCGTTCGGAATCTATGA
- the coaBC gene encoding bifunctional phosphopantothenoylcysteine decarboxylase/phosphopantothenate--cysteine ligase CoaBC, which produces MASLTIRKLDEGVKTYLRLRSAKNHRSVEEEVRVILRGLIEGHEEPLTPFAVPPAPSTALAPQRASALPEASVTLIIGGGIAAFKSLDLIRRLKERHIEVRCVLTKAAEQFVTPLSVSALSHERVYTDLFDPQSEFDAGHIRLARDCDLIVVAPATADLMAKMANGHADDLASAILLATNRKILLAPAMNPLMWNNAATRRNVAQLQRDGMTLIGPNSGEMAEAGEAGIGRMSEAIEIANAAERLLRPPMPRPLAGKRVLITAGPTHEPIDPVRYIANRSSGKQGFAIAAAAQAAGAEVILVSGPVDLSDPQGVTVKHVESARQMLEQVQAALPAEIAIFAAAVADWRVANEGEQKLKKTSTAMPPLQLVENPDILATISKLADKRPPLVIGFAAETEHLIDNAKTKLARKGCDWIVANDVSPASGVMGGDRNTVHLISKSAENNGVITVDSWPVMTKEQVAIELVAQIVKSVTDKSREPAS; this is translated from the coding sequence ATGGCAAGCCTGACCATCCGCAAGCTCGACGAGGGCGTCAAAACCTATCTGCGGCTGCGCTCGGCCAAGAACCACAGGTCAGTCGAGGAAGAGGTCCGGGTCATCCTGCGGGGGCTGATCGAGGGCCACGAGGAGCCGCTGACACCGTTCGCGGTGCCGCCGGCCCCATCCACCGCTCTCGCGCCGCAGCGCGCCAGCGCCCTCCCCGAGGCCAGCGTTACCCTGATCATCGGCGGCGGGATCGCGGCGTTCAAATCGCTCGACCTGATCCGGCGGCTCAAGGAGCGCCACATCGAGGTCCGCTGCGTGCTGACGAAGGCGGCGGAGCAGTTCGTCACGCCGCTCTCAGTCAGTGCCCTCTCTCATGAACGCGTCTACACCGATCTGTTCGATCCCCAGAGCGAGTTCGACGCCGGCCATATCAGGCTCGCGCGCGACTGCGATTTGATCGTGGTGGCGCCGGCTACCGCCGACCTGATGGCCAAGATGGCGAACGGCCACGCCGACGATCTCGCCAGCGCCATCCTGCTCGCGACCAACCGGAAGATCCTGCTGGCGCCGGCGATGAATCCCCTGATGTGGAACAACGCCGCGACGCGCCGCAACGTCGCACAGCTGCAGCGCGACGGCATGACGCTGATCGGTCCCAATTCCGGTGAGATGGCTGAAGCGGGCGAGGCCGGAATCGGCCGGATGTCCGAGGCGATCGAGATCGCCAACGCCGCCGAGCGACTGCTGCGGCCGCCGATGCCGCGGCCGCTCGCCGGCAAGCGCGTGCTGATCACCGCAGGGCCGACCCATGAGCCGATCGATCCCGTGCGCTATATCGCCAACCGCTCTTCGGGCAAGCAAGGTTTTGCCATCGCCGCCGCCGCGCAGGCCGCCGGCGCCGAGGTGATTCTGGTCAGCGGCCCGGTCGATCTCAGCGATCCCCAAGGCGTGACGGTGAAGCATGTGGAGTCAGCGCGGCAGATGCTGGAGCAGGTGCAGGCCGCGCTGCCCGCCGAGATCGCGATCTTCGCCGCCGCGGTCGCCGACTGGCGCGTCGCCAACGAGGGCGAGCAGAAGCTGAAGAAGACCTCGACCGCCATGCCGCCGCTTCAGCTGGTGGAGAATCCCGACATTCTCGCCACCATCTCCAAGCTCGCCGACAAGCGGCCGCCGCTGGTGATCGGCTTTGCCGCCGAGACCGAGCATCTCATCGACAACGCCAAGACAAAACTCGCCCGCAAGGGCTGCGACTGGATCGTTGCCAACGACGTCTCGCCCGCCAGCGGCGTGATGGGCGGCGATCGCAATACCGTGCACCTCATCAGCAAGAGTGCTGAGAACAACGGCGTGATCACAGTTGATTCCTGGCCGGTGATGACGAAGGAACAGGTCGCCATCGAACTCGTCGCGCAGATCGTGAAAAGCGTGACCGACAAATCCCGGGAGCCGGCATCTTGA
- the dut gene encoding dUTP diphosphatase, whose amino-acid sequence MSTTITVELQRLPHANGLPLPAYQTAEAAGLDLMAAAAESEPMTLAPGQYALVPTGLAIALPPGYEAQVRPRSGLAAKHGVTVLNSPGTIDADYRGEIKVILINHGAAPFAIKRGERIAQLVIAPVVQAALVPVATLSSTDRGAGGFGSTGR is encoded by the coding sequence TTGAGCACGACAATCACCGTCGAACTGCAGCGCCTGCCCCATGCCAATGGCCTGCCGCTGCCGGCCTATCAGACCGCGGAAGCTGCCGGCCTCGACCTGATGGCGGCGGCGGCCGAGAGCGAGCCGATGACGCTCGCGCCCGGCCAATATGCACTGGTGCCGACGGGACTTGCGATCGCCCTGCCGCCCGGATACGAGGCCCAGGTGCGGCCGCGCTCGGGGCTCGCGGCCAAGCACGGCGTCACCGTGCTGAACTCGCCGGGCACGATCGACGCCGACTACCGCGGCGAGATCAAGGTGATCCTGATCAACCACGGAGCGGCGCCGTTCGCGATCAAACGCGGCGAGCGCATCGCACAGCTGGTGATCGCGCCCGTGGTCCAAGCCGCGCTGGTTCCCGTGGCGACGCTGTCCTCCACAGATCGCGGCGCCGGCGGCTTCGGCTCGACGGGCCGCTAG